A genomic window from Candidatus Saccharibacteria bacterium includes:
- a CDS encoding DUF3800 domain-containing protein — MRVKNDRQQIIVFIDDSGVFADSEAERFFVYAGYVLIGNSQRLEAHNKYKTLSENIKASLGHRGELKAAALSKYKANKYKNSLVKVMGDYESFACVVDIPRIASATKGTKLDKYRYKDFCIKVSLKRKLEDMIKRHVIDPTQPADLKIYIDEQHTATNGFYDLQESIVKEYLHGMGSKMFGNHHPPIFITKDVSVSLKYCDSSKNYLMQAADLLANRIHGSYQMVLPKLRDIKKITIIKFPTA; from the coding sequence ATGAGAGTGAAAAATGATAGACAACAAATAATCGTATTTATTGACGATTCTGGGGTTTTTGCTGACTCAGAAGCTGAGAGATTTTTTGTTTACGCCGGCTATGTACTAATTGGTAACTCACAGCGACTAGAGGCTCACAACAAATATAAAACTCTATCGGAGAATATTAAGGCATCCTTAGGACATAGGGGTGAGCTGAAAGCTGCAGCCCTTAGCAAATATAAAGCAAATAAATATAAGAATTCCCTAGTCAAAGTAATGGGTGACTACGAAAGCTTTGCATGTGTAGTCGATATACCAAGAATAGCAAGTGCAACTAAAGGAACAAAGTTAGACAAATATAGATATAAGGATTTTTGTATAAAAGTATCTCTCAAAAGAAAGCTGGAAGATATGATCAAAAGACATGTCATTGACCCCACGCAACCAGCAGATCTAAAGATATATATTGACGAACAACACACCGCAACTAACGGATTTTACGATCTTCAAGAATCTATCGTGAAAGAATATCTCCATGGTATGGGATCGAAGATGTTTGGAAACCATCATCCACCGATATTCATCACGAAAGATGTGTCTGTTTCGCTAAAATACTGCGATTCTTCTAAAAATTATCTAATGCAAGCAGCCGATTTACTAGCGAATAGGATACACGGAAGTTACCAGATGGTATTGCCAAAGCTTAGAGATATAAAGAAGATAACAATAATAAAATTCCCTACAGCTTGA
- a CDS encoding thymidine kinase, with translation MSKLHFKYGAMNSGKSDTLIKTAYNYEERGLGVVVIKPSIDTKGDRRIVARGGHQRPADILAGPKTNLRQAVTRLANKKPINCILIDEAQFLTQGQVSQLFSIAKDDNISVIAFGLRADFRNRMFPGSQRLFEIADNIEKLPTMCRCGSQAEFNTRKINGTYVFDGDQVAIDGEAKVTYDSLCGPCYIREGGVI, from the coding sequence ATGTCGAAATTGCATTTTAAATACGGCGCCATGAACAGTGGCAAGAGCGACACGCTGATCAAGACTGCCTACAATTACGAGGAGCGTGGACTAGGCGTTGTCGTCATTAAACCTAGCATCGACACGAAAGGGGACCGACGAATCGTAGCGCGTGGTGGTCACCAGCGCCCTGCTGACATCCTGGCTGGTCCGAAAACCAATCTGCGTCAAGCCGTGACACGTCTAGCGAATAAGAAACCAATTAATTGTATATTGATCGACGAGGCGCAATTTTTGACACAAGGGCAGGTGAGCCAGCTCTTCTCTATCGCCAAAGACGACAACATCTCGGTCATCGCCTTTGGTTTACGTGCCGATTTCCGAAACCGAATGTTTCCCGGGAGCCAGCGTTTATTTGAAATTGCCGATAATATCGAAAAGTTACCGACCATGTGTCGCTGCGGTTCGCAGGCCGAGTTCAATACTCGTAAAATAAATGGTACATACGTCTTTGACGGCGATCAAGTCGCCATTGATGGGGAAGCCAAGGTCACCTACGACTCCCTGTGCGGCCCCTGTTATATCAGAGAAGGTGGCGTGATCTAA